Part of the Cupriavidus basilensis genome is shown below.
ATCGTCGGCATCCGGCAGCGGCCCGTCCCCGATTTTCACCACCGGCCACTTCCTCGCCAACTTGTCATTGAGTTCAACGAAGCCGAGCTCCTTCTCCGTCAGGTCATAGTCATTCTTGATGGCATTGACCGGGCACACCAGGGTGCAGATCGTGCAATTCAGGCATACCGACGGGTCGATCACCATAAAGTTCGGCCCCTGATGGAACGCATGCACGGGGCAGACTTCCGCGCAATCTCCATAGCGGCAGTTGATGCAAGCTTCAGTGACGACGCAAGCCATGGCTACTCCAATGACAAATCCCGGAGCACCGCACCCCGGGGATAGGACGCAGGGAATTTCAGGAGGCCTTGCGGAAGCCGGCCGTGCCGAAGAAGACATTCGGCTTG
Proteins encoded:
- a CDS encoding DUF3470 domain-containing protein, with product MACVVTEACINCRYGDCAEVCPVHAFHQGPNFMVIDPSVCLNCTICTLVCPVNAIKNDYDLTEKELGFVELNDKLARKWPVVKIGDGPLPDADDWAFLENKRALLV